A stretch of DNA from Deltaproteobacteria bacterium:
GGTGTTGAAAATAAACCGGCCAAGGGAAACCGAGGCCTTTTTGGCCTTGCCTTGGAGGACGGAATTGATAAAAATTGGTATTTCTTTGAAATTATTAAATATATTCGAAACACCGTGCTGCACGCTGACGGGCAGGAGTTCTTCGTAAAATTCGACCACGGGCAGGTAGACATAGCGGTCCAATTCGGCGTTGAACCGGTACATTTTTCGGTTGAATCCTTCCCACGGGTCGTCCACCAGAAAGGGCCGGGTCGAGACCGACGGTTCCTCGGGCAGGCCCCGATGCACGGGCGCCTGGAAATCTCCGGGCCGATGCTCGACCGTGGCCGCGCATCCGGCGACCAAGGCACAGATCACAAGAGAAAAAAGTATGCGCATGGGGTGTCTCACTTCCGGAAATAATCCAGCATGGCCGCCACGTTGTCGCGATAGCGGAGGTTACCGCAATGCCCGCCGACCGGATAGAGGTTCAGACGGGAGCCAAAGGTCGAGGACAAAAAGTCCAGATTGTCGGGGGTCAGAATGGGGTCATCGGCGTTGGTCATGACCGCCACGTTCCCGGCACGGCGCAGAAAGTCCCCGATGTGTTCCAGGCTGCACGCGGCCACGATGCCGTCCGTGGTCAGACTCGGATCATGGAAGCGCAGATACGGAATGAGATATTCGTCGATATAGTCCTCGAAGCTGATACCCGTGGCCGCGTCCAAATACGGCGTCAGGGACTCGCCTTCCTCCATCTGGTGCCCGCGCGGCACGATATAGCCGGCGCCGGTGCACACATCGCTGGTAAACACCATGGATGCCAGGGACAGGCGAAAGGACACGCCGATGAGCACACGCAGTTCCTTGTCGCTGAGAGGGCGGGTCTTCTGGAGATCGAAAAGAAATTCATCGCCGAAATTGACCTCGTTGCTGCCCCGGTAGGCCTCGGACAGGTCCTGGATCAGCGACGAAATGACGCTCGACACCTCGGCCTGATCGGCCACGCTGTCGGACAAAAGATGGTCCAGAATCTTGGCCGAGGTCATGAGGCTGACGGCTGGATTGAGCAACAGCACCTTGTCGAAGCCAAGGCGTTGCTCGCGCGCGTCCAGTTCGGCCAAAAAGGCGGACTGGGTTCCGCCCAGACTGTAGCCGGTCAGGTGACAGGCGCTGATCCGATCCCGGCCGATGTCGTTGGCGATGACGTCCATGGCCTGGTACAGGTCGGCCACGTCCTGGGGGACATAACCCGGCACCTGGGTGGTCGAGGCGCTGACCACGAAGTTGGGATAGGTCGGCGAGGACAGGCTGACCACATGAAAGCCGGCCCGGAAAAAAGCCTGCTGCAAAAATTGACAGTTGGCCGAATTGTACGAGGAACCGGTGCCGGCGATGATGAACAAAAGCGGCGCCGTGCCCCGCTGCCGGG
This window harbors:
- a CDS encoding VacJ family lipoprotein, producing MRILFSLVICALVAGCAATVEHRPGDFQAPVHRGLPEEPSVSTRPFLVDDPWEGFNRKMYRFNAELDRYVYLPVVEFYEELLPVSVQHGVSNIFNNFKEIPIFINSVLQGKAKKASVSLGRFIFNT
- a CDS encoding alpha/beta hydrolase gives rise to the protein MIRAFASALFCVLWAVPALAYDYPFKDPYVATVFGTAPGDEFPLDSLRPANLAELNPLKDFRAVRDHEILLHDRPVPDVLWYNDTLQYSVARQRGTAPLLFIIAGTGSSYNSANCQFLQQAFFRAGFHVVSLSSPTYPNFVVSASTTQVPGYVPQDVADLYQAMDVIANDIGRDRISACHLTGYSLGGTQSAFLAELDAREQRLGFDKVLLLNPAVSLMTSAKILDHLLSDSVADQAEVSSVISSLIQDLSEAYRGSNEVNFGDEFLFDLQKTRPLSDKELRVLIGVSFRLSLASMVFTSDVCTGAGYIVPRGHQMEEGESLTPYLDAATGISFEDYIDEYLIPYLRFHDPSLTTDGIVAACSLEHIGDFLRRAGNVAVMTNADDPILTPDNLDFLSSTFGSRLNLYPVGGHCGNLRYRDNVAAMLDYFRK